The genomic window agagccgccgccgtcggcggcctcgagctctccgccgccagtCGTCGCAGACTCGCCACCGAACCCCTCGCGACGAGAAACGATAGCGCGCCCGGGgactcgtcgacgagcgttcgccgcgcggcgcccagcccgtggccgtcgtcgttgacCGCCTGTCGGTGGACGCCCaaccacgcgccgccgttcacgTGCGCcacggacgtcgcggcggatcccGGCGAGAGCACCAGCCCGAGGAcatccgcgtcgctcgcgtcggaggagagcgcgacgaacgcgccggagGGAACCTCGTTGGCGGGGACGgaccacccgcggcgcgacgaccacGCGTGGTGCGTCACGCCGAtgccgtcgtccacgagcaggccccgggaggcggcgccgttcgatggaacgacgcgggcgacgatctcgacgtcctcgggcgcgagcgccgcccacTCGACCTCGATCGGGGGCGGCTCGCGGGAGGGGGAACCCCGCTCCGTCTCGAGCGCCCGTCCGGCCCTTTCCCTCACCGTCAGGACGGCGGAGGGCAGCGATgggttcgcgacggcgccgaacCGCGCGATGCATTCGGTGTACACCTCACCGGCGAAGcacctcggcgcgatgagGCCGTGGCCGACCATTCCGCGGTAGGACAGCGACGGCACTCGAGCGAGGGTGACAAaagcggcgagggcggcgacgcacccggacgccgccgcgcctcccatcgtccccttcccccggctccgcgccgcgttgaccacccccgcgacgccccctATCCACGCGCCCGATCGGTACCCGCCTCGAACGATCGAGCCGTGCGAAGCGTCCGAGACGAACGCCGTCGAGTGCGCCGCGagaacgaggacgacgcccacaaacgcgggcgccgcgaatcttcgagccacgcgcgtcgccaacgGCTTGGACCTCGTCGAACGCTCGGCCAGGGAGTACCGATTGAAccttcgcgccctcgcggcgaacgtcgccaAAAACCCGTATACCCCGATACCTCGCACCCGGGAACGCCGGGGCTTCGACGACTTGACCGGagacgcgccgtcgaggaggcccCTTCGTctttgccgccgcggcgccgccctcctcttacccagcgccctcgcggcgacccacgcggcgaacgtcACGTTGACGAAGCACACCAGCGCGCCACACACGACCGGCAGCACGTGCCACAACCCGGATCGAGAGACGTAAGGACCGTCCCCGAACCGTTCATCCGCGGGTGACGCGACGGAAGCGACGGACATTTTcaccccgccgacggcggcggttccgTCGCTCTCGAACGTGACCGCgggatcgcggcggggtgcCTTGGCGTAtccaccgacgtcgcccgtcgTTTTcatctcgtcgtccccgaccgcgaccgccgcgaggcgcacgATGCCGAGCGGTGGAAGGTCGGTCAGCGCCACCACCGTCTCCGAGAGaccgtcgatgtcgtcgtcctcctcgccatcCGCGAGCGAAGGAGAGCGAAGGAGCCCGTTCAAGAACCGAACGCCGTCCGTCCTTCGCTCCTgcgtcggcaccgcgcgcccggTGCGAGCGTCCACGATCTTcacgcgtcgcccgaccAGCAGTCTCACCTCGGCGTACGGCAGGACCCAGCCCGTGGGATTAtgcaccgcgacggcgtcgccgggctcgcgaagtcgagcggcggcgccgacgtctgGTTCCGTCCGCCAGCtgtgctcggcgccgacgtcgcatcgaagcgcccgcgccgcagcgcgcgccgtgacgtcctccgcgagaGCCTCGCCCTTACGCGCCCACGACGTGAAGTCGTCCGCCACCGACTTTGGGCACGTGCCCGTGATGGCGTCGTGGTGCAGACCCAGGTACGCGGCTCGCTCGGCTCTCGACGTCTCGATCCGTTCGACGTCTTTCGCTCCGTTTGGGCACAGAGCGGCGAGAGAACCCGCGTTTAgggccgccgtcgacgaggcgacaACGGCGCGCTTGAGCTCGCGCCTGTGCACGAACGATCCCACCCACGCGTTCTCGCTGACCGGCCAGTTATCCGCGTACGGAAGGAACGACCCAACACGTCTCGGTAACTCGACCGGGTTTGAAGCGGTCGCGGCAAAGTACTCCGCCGGCGTGGACCACGCGAACCTGAACGCGCTCCTCTTCCCGGGCCCCttcggacccgcgcgtctcccgcctCCGTCTCGATCCCCACCCCGATCCCCGCTCCCCACGCGCGCCAGGAGCGTCTcccacgccgcgaacgtcctCTCCGCGTCTTTGAACCTAaagtcgtcgccgaccaACATCATGGCGCgacccgccccccgcgccagtccctcgaacgacgccaccgcctccgcctcgagcgcgaccgcggcggaggcccaGTCCACGTCGGTGCGCTCTCCCGTGAAgtccagcgcgcgcggcacgtTATAGTGCCTCCGAAGCATGTGAGCGACGACTTGACCCCGGCTTGACCCCGCTCGGATCCAGACAAACTCCCgaccgcgctggcgcaccgcctcccgcctcgcgcccctcggcaccctgtTCACCACGACG from Micromonas commoda chromosome 11, complete sequence includes these protein-coding regions:
- a CDS encoding glycoside hydrolase family 38 protein (distantly related to a-mannosidases); the encoded protein is MRAAWLRLVAILAVLAAGHVLAAGGDDGRFGVAECTPSSPCVHLVAHSHMDPGWRNTFDQYVIGSGNGIHRSAVLACARDPARRFTFGDAAFLVRWLESEGGEAPPEDCVYSPTPSRGRDPCGTTWLELFRSLVRDGRVDVVGGGWVSHDEAVTPVHLAAAQFDAGAAALRAVVGDDDWRPTVAWQIDPFGHAASTPAVLAHLGYKHVVVNRVPRGARREAVRQRGREFVWIRAGSSRGQVVAHMLRRHYNVPRALDFTGERTDVDWASAAVALEAEAVASFEGLARGAGRAMMLVGDDFRFKDAERTFAAWETLLARVGSGDRGGDRDGGGRRAGPKGPGKRSAFRFAWSTPAEYFAATASNPVELPRRVGSFLPYADNWPVSENAWVGSFVHRRELKRAVVASSTAALNAGSLAALCPNGAKDVERIETSRAERAAYLGLHHDAITGTCPKSVADDFTSWARKGEALAEDVTARAAARALRCDVGAEHSWRTEPDVGAAARLREPGDAVAVHNPTGWVLPYAEVRLLVGRRVKIVDARTGRAVPTQERRTDGVRFLNGLLRSPSLADGEEDDDIDGLSETVVALTDLPPLGIVRLAAVAVGDDEMKTTGDVGGYAKAPRRDPAVTFESDGTAAVGGVKMSVASVASPADERFGDGPYVSRSGLWHVLPVVCGALVCFVNVTFAAWVAARALGKRRAAPRRQRRRGLLDGASPVKSSKPRRSRVRGIGVYGFLATFAARARRFNRYSLAERSTRSKPLATRVARRFAAPAFVGVVLVLAAHSTAFVSDASHGSIVRGGYRSGAWIGGVAGVVNAARSRGKGTMGGAAASGCVAALAAFVTLARVPSLSYRGMVGHGLIAPRCFAGEVYTECIARFGAVANPSLPSAVLTVRERAGRALETERGSPSREPPPIEVEWAALAPEDVEIVARVVPSNGAASRGLLVDDGIGVTHHAWSSRRGWSVPANEVPSGAFVALSSDASDADVLGLVLSPGSAATSVAHVNGGAWLGVHRQAVNDDGHGLGAARRTLVDESPGALSFLVARGSVASLRRLAAESSRPPTAAALGGDVACELAEWSPVAEPLPRHVEVLAVTERAPLGWRIGGDEGGGRGGGFCPLWFRVRDAREASAAAGRDGAEGATTAAALERSLGSMGRIVMQPSSLLPGEIGYVLVRRECER